One genomic segment of Rhinolophus sinicus isolate RSC01 linkage group LG11, ASM3656204v1, whole genome shotgun sequence includes these proteins:
- the PAFAH1B3 gene encoding platelet-activating factor acetylhydrolase IB subunit alpha1: MSGEGNPASKPTPVQDVQGDGRWMSLHHRFVADNKDKEPEVVFIGDSLVQLMHHCEIWRELFSPLHALNFGIGGDGTQHVLWRLENGELEHIRPKIVVVWVGTNNHGHTAEQVAGGIQAIVQLVNERQPQARVVVLGLLPRGQHPNPLREKNRRVNELVREALAGHPRAHFLDADPGFVHSDGTISHHDMYDYLHLSRLGYTPVCRALHSLLLRLLAQDQGQGVPLPEPTP; encoded by the exons ATGAGCGGAGAGGGCAACCCGGCCAGCAAACCCACGCCAGTGCAGGACGTGCAGGGCGACGGGCGCTGGATGTCCCTG CACCACCGGTTCGTGGCAGACAACAAAGATAAGGAACCCGAAGTCGTCTTCATCGGGGACTCTTTGGTCCAGCTAATGCATCACTGCGAG ATCTGGCGGGAgcttttctctcctctgcatGCACTTAACTTTGGCATTGGCGGTGATGGCACACAGCATGTGCTATGGCGGCTGGAGAACGGGGAGCTGGAACACATCCGGCCCAAG ATTGTGGTGGTGTGGGTGGGTACCAACAACCATGGGCACACAGCAGAGCAGGTGGCTGGTGGCATCCAGGCCATCGTGCAACTGGTGAACGAGCGGCAGCCCCAGGCCCGAGTCGTGGTGCTG GGCCTACTTCCGAGGGGCCAGCATCCTAACCCACTTCGTGAGAAAAACCGACGGGTGAACGAGCTGGTACGGGAGGCATTGGCTGGCCATCCACGTGCCCACTTCCTAGATGCCGACCCTGGCTTTGTGCACTCAGATGGCACCATAAGCCACCATGACATGTATGATTACCTGCACCTGAGCCGCCTGGGCTACACACCTGTCTGCCGGGCCCTGCACTCCCTGCTTTTGCGCCTACTGGCCCAAGACCAGGGTCAGGGTGTCCCCCTGCCAGAGCCCACCCCCTAA